The region GGCGAGCGCTGGGCGTCCTCGAAGCGGTAGAGGTCGCATTCGTGGATGTCGACGGCGGGCCTGCCGTCCGTCATCCACTCGGCGACGGCCTTGGCGACGCCCGCGGAGTGGGTGACCCAGACCGCCTCGGCGAGCCAGAAGCCGCGCAGTTCACGGGATTCACCGAGGACCGGCATCCCGTCGGGGGTGAAGGAGAAGACGCCGTTGAAGCCCTCGGCCACCCGCGAGGCGCCCAGCGCGGGCAGCAGTCCGACGCTGTCCTGCCAGCTCGGGGCGAAGTCGTCCTCGGTGAAGGGCAGCGAGGACGGCATCACGGGTGCTTCGTCGAAGGCGGGGACGGCGAAGGGGTCGACGGGCATCGGACGGTGGGCGTAGGAGCCGATGCCGAGCCGGTCGGTGTGCTCGCGGAAGTAGAGGTCGCGGTCCTGGAAGCGCAGGATCGGCTTGCTCGCCTCGTTCCCCGGCCTCCCGGTTTCGCCCTGGCAGGGGGTGCCCCCAGGGGAATCATCGACGCCGCTGAGTTCGGGCAGCGGATCGGTGGTGGCGTACTGGTGGGCCAGCGGCAGCAGCGGTACGTCCACCCCGGCCATCGCGCCGATCACCGGGCCCCAGAAGCCGGCGGCCGAGACGACGTGGTCGGCGGGGAAGGTGCCGCGGTCGGTGGCGACGCCGGTGACGCGGCCGTCCTCCCGTTCGATGCCGGTGACGGTGTGCCGCTCCAGGAAGCGGGCGCCGCGGCTCTCGGCGCGGGCGATCTGGGCGCGGCAGGCGAGCACCGCGCGGGCCAGGCCGTCGTCGGGGGTGTGGAAACCGCCGTAGAGCTTGGTCACATCCAGCATGGGCCACAGGCGAAGGCACTGCTGCGGGGAGAGCAGTTCACCGCGGATACCCCAGGAGGCGGCGAGTCCGGCCTTGCGGTGCAGATCGGCCCAGCGGGCCTCGGTGGTGGCGATCTCCAGGCCGCCGACCGGGTGGAAGCAGGACTGCCCGTCCACTTCCAGGGCGCCGAACTTCTCGACGGTGTAGGCGGCGAACTCGGTCATGGTCTTGGACGGACCGGTCTGGAAGACCAGGCCGGGGGCGTGCGAGGTGGAGCCGCCGGGGGCCGGCAGCGGGCCCTGTTCGAGGACGGTGACCTCGGTCCAGCCACGGGCGGTCAGCTCGTCGGCGAGTGAGCAGCCGACGATGCCGGCACCGATGACAACCACACGGGAACGGTGTGCGGGCGTGCGGGACATGACCCTCCTCCTGCTGGTCGGGGTGGTCGGCGGTGGGCGGGAGGCCGTTACAGGACCACGACGGAGCGCAGTACGCGGCCGTCGCGCATCTTGTCGAACGCGGACTCCACCTCGTCCAGGGCGATCGTCTCGGTGACGAATCCGTCGAGGTCGAGCCGTCCGCTGAGGTAGCGGTCGATGAGGACGGGGAAGTCGCGGCTGGGCAGGCAGTCGCCGTACCAGGACGACTTGAGGGCCCCGCCGCGCGAGAAGAGGTCGATCAGCGGCAGGTCGATCCGCATGTCCGGGTCGGGCACGCCGACCTGGACCAGCGTGCCGGCCAGATCACGCATGGAGAAGGCCTGCTGGTAGGTCTCCGGGCGGCCCACCGCGTCGATCACCACATCGGCGCCGTGCCCGCCGGTGAGCGCGCGGACCGCCTCGACCGGGTCCGTACCGCGGGAGTTGACGGTGTCGGTGGCGCCGAAGCGGGTGGCGCCGTCCAGCTTCCGGTCGTCGATGTCGACCGCGATGACCCGGCGGGCCCCGGCGATCGACGCGCCGGCGATGGCCGCATTGCCCACCCCGCCGCAGCCGATGACGGCGACGGTGTCCCCGCTGCCCACCCCGCCGGTGTGCACGGCCGCGCCGTACCCCGCCATCACCCCGCAGCCGATGAGACCGGCGGCCTCGGGGCGGGCGTTGGGGTCGACCTTGACCGCCTGTCCGGCGGCGACCAGGGTCTTCTCGGCGAAGGCGCCGATGCCCAGCGCCGCGGTCAGCTCCGTACCGTCCAGCATCGTCATCGGCCGGGCGGCGTTGCGGGAGTCGAAGCAGTACCAGGGGCGTCCGCGGCGGCAGGACCGGCAGTTGCCGCAGGGCGCGCGCCAGGCGAGGACGACGTAGTCACCGGGGGCGAGACCGGTGACACCGGGACCGACCTCCTCGATGACGCCGGCCGCTTCATGGCCGAGCAGGAAGGGGAATGCGTCGTCGATCGCGCCGTCCCGGTAGTGCAGATCGGTGTGGCAGACACCGCAGGCCTGTACGGCGACGAGCACTTCTCCCGGGCCGGGATCGGGCACCAGGATGGTCTGCAGCTCGACCGGTGCGCCTTGTTTCGCCGCGACGACGGCATGGACTTCGTGTGGCATGCCCTACCCCTCAGTGTTGCGCACTGCACGACTCGTTGCGCGATGAGAGACATAGTGGGAACGCCGGATCGGCAGCGTC is a window of Streptomyces caniferus DNA encoding:
- a CDS encoding S-(hydroxymethyl)mycothiol dehydrogenase; the protein is MPHEVHAVVAAKQGAPVELQTILVPDPGPGEVLVAVQACGVCHTDLHYRDGAIDDAFPFLLGHEAAGVIEEVGPGVTGLAPGDYVVLAWRAPCGNCRSCRRGRPWYCFDSRNAARPMTMLDGTELTAALGIGAFAEKTLVAAGQAVKVDPNARPEAAGLIGCGVMAGYGAAVHTGGVGSGDTVAVIGCGGVGNAAIAGASIAGARRVIAVDIDDRKLDGATRFGATDTVNSRGTDPVEAVRALTGGHGADVVIDAVGRPETYQQAFSMRDLAGTLVQVGVPDPDMRIDLPLIDLFSRGGALKSSWYGDCLPSRDFPVLIDRYLSGRLDLDGFVTETIALDEVESAFDKMRDGRVLRSVVVL